In a genomic window of Cardiocondyla obscurior isolate alpha-2009 linkage group LG08, Cobs3.1, whole genome shotgun sequence:
- the Rnasez gene encoding ribonuclease Z, mitochondrial isoform X1 yields MRPNVCAFASHVRRNYCTFLLSSISCIFQRDQLILCKQFVPIRYYSIMPRSVEQMLGMQRLRQKIKEKSTKYIGNSKVSLQILGSGAYGTPRCVYLTAGHTRYIFNCGEGTQRLAYEHKYKLIKLEHVFVTSATWNNLGGMPGMLLTIQDAGVPTINVHGPKGTMDIFSTIKKIILLQNLQIQEAKCNESESYMDAVMTVSYVSIAKSSEQEAENINIGEEVVDNINYYDYKTNSNGKRPLDGIKTDSKVQRVEHKPDDKSRISTVMSYICKLHPRPGTLSLEKCLEKGITPGPQLGQLKAGTDVTLPDGTVVLSKDVCSPATPGPIFIIVECPSEDYLESFVNHPAFTRYQTETTNEEDTPYCIVHFTPQQVMDDSRYVDWMGKFGLRTRHIVVNEKNECMGSEAVHRHQHKLHMLHPEIFPFLNEESFQKKTRVEDLPVIHRPRTHHTIHLQPQLKFDTENEISLHPQEYVNEVFETDGILDALAELQTDINARMKTLPANEYPKIVMLGTGSSIPSKLRNTSGILLQIDKDHSMLLDCGEGTFGQLVKIYGKSETRNVIKNIKAVYVSHMHADHHIGLIGLLKERGNVTQDPLYLFAPAHIAAWLQMYHKRFEPILHRMTLISNSEFFMNVHNPELYNYRSMYDTLNVQAVRTVYVKHCPYSYGVSVTLRNGKKIVYSGDTMPCENLVKLGQNCDLLIHEATMEDDLMEEAKLKFHSTVSQAIQAGEQMGAKFILLTHFSQRYSVIPHLPENKNDLKLDNVGIAYDNMHISLSQLPLLPLMYPTLKIMFNKHYMEIEDRAAKRQRMAAE; encoded by the exons ATGAGGCCCAACGTGTGCGCGTTCGCTTCTCACGTAAGGCGTAATTATTGCACGTTTTTGCTTTCCTCCATCAGCTGTATCTTCCAACGAGATCAACTGATTCTCTGCAAACAGTTCGTGCCGATTCGTTACTACAGCATCATGCCACGTTCTGTTGAACAGATGTTAGGTATGCAAAGGCTAAggcagaaaataaaagaaaaatctactAAGTACATCGGCAACTCGAAAGTGTCGTTGCAG ATTTTAGGCAGTGGAGCCTATGGTACGCCAAGATGTGTCTACCTAACGGCTGGTCACACTAGGTATATTTTCAACTGTGGTGAAGGGACACAGAGGCTGGCATATGAGCACAAGTACAAATTAATCAAGTTAGAACATGTGTTTGTAACATCTGCAACTTGGAACAATTTGGGTGGCATGCCAGGAATGCTTCTGACAATACAGGATGCTGGAGTGCCAACAATTAATGTGCATGGACCCAAAGGAACCATGGACATATTTagcacaattaaaaaaattatattgctgCAGAATTTACAAATCCAAGAAGCTAAATGCAATGAGTCAGAGTCATACATGGATGCAGTGATGACTGTTTCCTATGTTTCTATTGCGAAATCAAGTGAGCAGGAGGCagagaatattaatataggGGAAGAAGTTGTtgataacattaattattacgattacAAGACTAACTCTAATGGCAAGCGACCACTTGATGGAATAAAGACAGATTCAAAAGTACAAAGAGTTGAGCATAAGCCTGATGATAAATCGAGAATATCGACTGTAATGTCTTACATTTGCAAACTGCATCCTCGACCGGGAACGTTAAGCTTAGAGAAATGTCTGGAAAAAGGAATAACACCTGGACCGCAACTCGGCCAGCTCAAAGCTGGCACAGATGTTACTCTTCCTGACGGCACCGTTGTTTTAAGCAAAGATGTTTGCTCACCCGCGACTCCAGGGCCTATTTTTAtaa TTGTAGAATGTCCATCGGAAGATTACTTGGAGTCGTTTGTGAATCATCCTGCCTTTACGCGGTATCAAACGGAAACGACGAATGAAGAAGATACACCGTACTGTATCGTTCACTTTACGCCACAACAAGTGATGGACGATTCTCGTTACGTCGACTGGATGGGCAAATTCGGTCTTCGCACACGTCACATTGTCGTAAATGAAAAGAACGAGTGCATGGGTAGCGAGGCGGTACACAGGCATCAGCACAAACTTCACATGCTGCACCCTGAAATATTTCCCTTTTTGAACGAGGAGAGTTTTCAAAAGAAAACGAGG gtGGAAGATTTGCCCGTTATACATCGTCCCAGAACGCATCACACCATCCATTTGCAGCCGCAATTGAAATTCGACACGGAAAACGAAATATCGCTCCATCCGCAGGAATACGTAAATGAGGTGTTTGAGACTGACGGTATTTTAGACGCGCTGGCGGAACTGCAAACGGATATCAATGCCCGAATGAAGACGCTGCCTGCCAACGAATACCCGAAGATCGTCATGTTAGGCACCGGTTCTAGCATACCGAGTAAACTCAGAAATACGAGCGGCATACTCCTGCAAATAGACAAAGACCATAGCATGTTGCTGGATTGCGGTGAGGGCACGTTTGGACAGTTAGTAAAGATCTATGGAAAATCGGAGACGCGCAAtgtcataaaaaatatcaaa GCGGTATACGTGTCGCATATGCATGCAGATCATCACATTGGATTGATTGGCTTGCTGAAAGAGAGAGGCAATGTTACTCAAGATCCATTGTATTTGTTCGCGCCGGCACACATCGCCGCGTGGCTGCAAATGTATCATAAACGCTTTGAGCCCATCTTACATCGGATGACACTAATTTCAAACAGCGAGTTCTTTATGAACGTGCACAATCcagaattatataattacaggAGTATGTACGACACGCTGAATGTGCAAGCCGTAAGAACAGTGTATGTTAAACATTGTCCTTATTCTTACGGCGTTTCTGTGACTCTTCGTAACGGAAAGAAAATAGTATACAG TGGTGATACTATGCCCTGTGAGAATCTCGTAAAACTCGGTCAAAATTGCGATCTACTCATCCACGAAGCGACAATGGAAGACGATTTAATGGAGGAAGCAAAATTGAAGTTTCACTCGACAGTCTCGCAAGCTATACAGGCGGGTGAGCAAATGGGGGCAAAGTTCATATTATTGACGCATTTTAGTCAACGTTACTCAGTCATACCTCATTTACCGGAAAACAAAAACGATCTTAAGTTAGATAATGTCGGTATTGCATATGATAACATGCACATCAGTCTGTCGCAGTTACCGCTATTGCCTTTGATGTACccgacgttaaaaataatgttcaaTAAGCATTACATGGAAATAGAGGATAGAGCTGCTAAAAGACAACGGATGGCAGCtgaataa
- the Rnasez gene encoding ribonuclease Z, mitochondrial isoform X2, which produces MRPNVCAFASHFVPIRYYSIMPRSVEQMLGMQRLRQKIKEKSTKYIGNSKVSLQILGSGAYGTPRCVYLTAGHTRYIFNCGEGTQRLAYEHKYKLIKLEHVFVTSATWNNLGGMPGMLLTIQDAGVPTINVHGPKGTMDIFSTIKKIILLQNLQIQEAKCNESESYMDAVMTVSYVSIAKSSEQEAENINIGEEVVDNINYYDYKTNSNGKRPLDGIKTDSKVQRVEHKPDDKSRISTVMSYICKLHPRPGTLSLEKCLEKGITPGPQLGQLKAGTDVTLPDGTVVLSKDVCSPATPGPIFIIVECPSEDYLESFVNHPAFTRYQTETTNEEDTPYCIVHFTPQQVMDDSRYVDWMGKFGLRTRHIVVNEKNECMGSEAVHRHQHKLHMLHPEIFPFLNEESFQKKTRVEDLPVIHRPRTHHTIHLQPQLKFDTENEISLHPQEYVNEVFETDGILDALAELQTDINARMKTLPANEYPKIVMLGTGSSIPSKLRNTSGILLQIDKDHSMLLDCGEGTFGQLVKIYGKSETRNVIKNIKAVYVSHMHADHHIGLIGLLKERGNVTQDPLYLFAPAHIAAWLQMYHKRFEPILHRMTLISNSEFFMNVHNPELYNYRSMYDTLNVQAVRTVYVKHCPYSYGVSVTLRNGKKIVYSGDTMPCENLVKLGQNCDLLIHEATMEDDLMEEAKLKFHSTVSQAIQAGEQMGAKFILLTHFSQRYSVIPHLPENKNDLKLDNVGIAYDNMHISLSQLPLLPLMYPTLKIMFNKHYMEIEDRAAKRQRMAAE; this is translated from the exons ATGAGGCCCAACGTGTGCGCGTTCGCTTCTCAC TTCGTGCCGATTCGTTACTACAGCATCATGCCACGTTCTGTTGAACAGATGTTAGGTATGCAAAGGCTAAggcagaaaataaaagaaaaatctactAAGTACATCGGCAACTCGAAAGTGTCGTTGCAG ATTTTAGGCAGTGGAGCCTATGGTACGCCAAGATGTGTCTACCTAACGGCTGGTCACACTAGGTATATTTTCAACTGTGGTGAAGGGACACAGAGGCTGGCATATGAGCACAAGTACAAATTAATCAAGTTAGAACATGTGTTTGTAACATCTGCAACTTGGAACAATTTGGGTGGCATGCCAGGAATGCTTCTGACAATACAGGATGCTGGAGTGCCAACAATTAATGTGCATGGACCCAAAGGAACCATGGACATATTTagcacaattaaaaaaattatattgctgCAGAATTTACAAATCCAAGAAGCTAAATGCAATGAGTCAGAGTCATACATGGATGCAGTGATGACTGTTTCCTATGTTTCTATTGCGAAATCAAGTGAGCAGGAGGCagagaatattaatataggGGAAGAAGTTGTtgataacattaattattacgattacAAGACTAACTCTAATGGCAAGCGACCACTTGATGGAATAAAGACAGATTCAAAAGTACAAAGAGTTGAGCATAAGCCTGATGATAAATCGAGAATATCGACTGTAATGTCTTACATTTGCAAACTGCATCCTCGACCGGGAACGTTAAGCTTAGAGAAATGTCTGGAAAAAGGAATAACACCTGGACCGCAACTCGGCCAGCTCAAAGCTGGCACAGATGTTACTCTTCCTGACGGCACCGTTGTTTTAAGCAAAGATGTTTGCTCACCCGCGACTCCAGGGCCTATTTTTAtaa TTGTAGAATGTCCATCGGAAGATTACTTGGAGTCGTTTGTGAATCATCCTGCCTTTACGCGGTATCAAACGGAAACGACGAATGAAGAAGATACACCGTACTGTATCGTTCACTTTACGCCACAACAAGTGATGGACGATTCTCGTTACGTCGACTGGATGGGCAAATTCGGTCTTCGCACACGTCACATTGTCGTAAATGAAAAGAACGAGTGCATGGGTAGCGAGGCGGTACACAGGCATCAGCACAAACTTCACATGCTGCACCCTGAAATATTTCCCTTTTTGAACGAGGAGAGTTTTCAAAAGAAAACGAGG gtGGAAGATTTGCCCGTTATACATCGTCCCAGAACGCATCACACCATCCATTTGCAGCCGCAATTGAAATTCGACACGGAAAACGAAATATCGCTCCATCCGCAGGAATACGTAAATGAGGTGTTTGAGACTGACGGTATTTTAGACGCGCTGGCGGAACTGCAAACGGATATCAATGCCCGAATGAAGACGCTGCCTGCCAACGAATACCCGAAGATCGTCATGTTAGGCACCGGTTCTAGCATACCGAGTAAACTCAGAAATACGAGCGGCATACTCCTGCAAATAGACAAAGACCATAGCATGTTGCTGGATTGCGGTGAGGGCACGTTTGGACAGTTAGTAAAGATCTATGGAAAATCGGAGACGCGCAAtgtcataaaaaatatcaaa GCGGTATACGTGTCGCATATGCATGCAGATCATCACATTGGATTGATTGGCTTGCTGAAAGAGAGAGGCAATGTTACTCAAGATCCATTGTATTTGTTCGCGCCGGCACACATCGCCGCGTGGCTGCAAATGTATCATAAACGCTTTGAGCCCATCTTACATCGGATGACACTAATTTCAAACAGCGAGTTCTTTATGAACGTGCACAATCcagaattatataattacaggAGTATGTACGACACGCTGAATGTGCAAGCCGTAAGAACAGTGTATGTTAAACATTGTCCTTATTCTTACGGCGTTTCTGTGACTCTTCGTAACGGAAAGAAAATAGTATACAG TGGTGATACTATGCCCTGTGAGAATCTCGTAAAACTCGGTCAAAATTGCGATCTACTCATCCACGAAGCGACAATGGAAGACGATTTAATGGAGGAAGCAAAATTGAAGTTTCACTCGACAGTCTCGCAAGCTATACAGGCGGGTGAGCAAATGGGGGCAAAGTTCATATTATTGACGCATTTTAGTCAACGTTACTCAGTCATACCTCATTTACCGGAAAACAAAAACGATCTTAAGTTAGATAATGTCGGTATTGCATATGATAACATGCACATCAGTCTGTCGCAGTTACCGCTATTGCCTTTGATGTACccgacgttaaaaataatgttcaaTAAGCATTACATGGAAATAGAGGATAGAGCTGCTAAAAGACAACGGATGGCAGCtgaataa
- the Ints1 gene encoding integrator complex subunit 1, with product MERGKTGIGRAVKNKIAQHPSDLYALGSKSSRNDNSDSKNRAIFIEKSGVIHSKPSGSSTAVVNDRKKEAPSGSSFMYVPQKKPKLTHVTPHQRQTSSAEAWEVLVIDTDPADFVPMALEANDNDEGDKVIGIICGAIKTLKNLKWKPDTLLYMGLLYLAKIRPSIFSNDCILHALSSLLRKDQNNQNSYKNKTSPLVPVLAANLLMKGFHDKRNWPEVFVKLYVEDALGERVWVDHEECKGFVDNILTGFNTRHPPKSVLQPEFPVLMQRDCPSPSTVDDEDPAASTALLSGDKEKIEFPVGPRYAHCVENIESIVLEAVKEQLNRRQAETITRNFLKLLSSACGFVEIRNIAVPRLEVWLHNPKLMRPAQELLIYICYNCTSHTQRDVEVISQLVKMRLKTKAVINLYLNGVKELIGLHPENLATILKHTIYNELSNARNPNNMPMLGIMFQTLPEQAAKLLAEIFQDLLMNREDYLRPLRALLREIVRVCRYDINLIVFVRTLMSDRSDVFQQLLTFEFKDRMFISIVDLLCLCMLLAISPQVKEAGTLSQRADKKDMTLLHQFQNLVATIQHETVLWLQNSAQQVYGVGRNELLNAMHKILLLESPELYYKLDNWPPESDRVFYIRLVSDVPLLQSTLWRLLMIGFSKENVITHSETLDLADQLIRRAAINSTESFPMLQIDKMEIIEFIFNLSIYQPPGTINIPAGYVPPTLAIANLYWKGWIMLLILAAHNPSTIGALGWRRYPILRTLMEMCITNHFSYPPPTMALPEVIEQERAKEIQVEVIEKQEILEYESHLAAASTRIQLSEQNSFLLSQLITMEPTGIARRPPPAVLEQIQSLNTSHRLGHLLCRSRKPDFLLDIIQRQQQSASQSMPWLADLVQNSEGSLSQLPVQCLCEYLLSTSPQTVEKQPRQQQLLAHLQTLLTDRNQDQQHAYEVLEYFLRRLSSQQSSSRVQAITGLKMVLDSIPLEDDSMDVDGENEKETWLLRKLPSIPHFLSVRSLVSTALRSACQVENSPDLVHTYISYLAVHTADDDLPDLTDLANEISQLVVERSTIIAAILPQSESDNQQAKQTLHSFMAIFCNYLEKARSPRGEGYQWSESQDQILVQWSNGEECTMHILVVHAMIILLTYDTSEDDPLFNNLLETWFPLIDQPKAFLVDTSEEALLIPDWLKLRMIRSNVPRLVDAALKDLEPQQLVLFIQSFGIPVSSMSKLLHTLDTGVQIDPSSVGEAVLDKTYMAQLVEVQHRRGATGGLVFVQVLQLHEPQLPDENTVSIGRLQQPLPVSATVQKQSVIQCSVKTDVPHLINRLFIENIPMNQKMDAYRRLHKTLAKDLQKSCAKESGAVVLAIKHMCSVLSSMQVKQFLASLVHMPQFSCTLMRVMLVPLKRPSTSKHVIELARNMCLDLISLIGDVKAPVLSILRDFANVQMTKTLQRAELMLMQNRDESPGSILESTDPVNLEAVGRKLLDLCLKQQKNDDLVEAMARLLVSDSNEGALKPRTGLLIDWLASVEPELIGTCPNLQMKLLFGKAKVHINIDKNVVSSHSCRPYLLTLLTHRASWTTLYKCVGHLLDKCDDGYDPTAVLDFLWALTCNPKLWQGRDKFTPKHYVPENILLLDERQLLNLVAYLVSEAVIICEMQNRNAALARMDIRLDLLLHCISTEDSLISNVVNYLAERMMDNINTDSADMAHQFLLHMYMKIPKVICYLDTFQARKFVNGSKITDWTGSVLDCMSHSLLTALAATPRQKSWTSKSQEFELCARKMAAVHPILVLRQLPMLASSLMGRYYLDYGQFRSGHHLNLFTQVMGLLELLQPHLFNKQHETALEKTLENYFQCFQNYAPAKDLIPLLNRFISLLQSYISYDPQRALKYLQKYVHIFHELQRSYFNVPALRTLISGIPIPREDVDDILITITPTLHPLEPPTPQHWQSLLATLTKLHGEDVLSALQEIDHLTLRKPSALESITDNIAELLVSPQGNIRTLAHNLLARALKYRPASNANILSAFQRCLDSHRADVLMSALEKLPDIVLCMQEHALPLIQRVFELGVNSNVNTIPYITKTIALLNTQQGC from the exons atggAACGTGGAAAGACTGGGATTGGTAGagcagtaaaaaataaaattgctcaACATCCTTCCGATTTATATGCGCTAGGATCAAAGAGTTCGCGAAATGATAACTCTGATTCGAAAAATCGAGCGATATTCATTGAAAAATCGGGCGTTATTCATTCTAAGCCAAGTGGCAGTTCTACAGCTGTTG TTAACGATCGGAAGAAAGAAGCTCCTTCTGGATCATCTTTTATGTATGTTCCACAAAAAAAACCAAAGTTAACTCATGTCACTCCCCATCAAAGACAAACTTCTAGTGCAGAAGCATGGGAAGTTTTAGTTATTGACACTGATCCAGCAGATTTTGTACCTATGGCACTTGAGGCTAATGACAATGATGAAGGTGATAAAGTTATTGGAATAATATGTGGTGCTATTAAAACATTGAAGAATCTAAAATGGAAACCTGATACATTACTTTACATGGGCTTGTTGTATCTGGCAAAAATTCGCCCATCTATTTTCTCAAATGATTGTATTTTACATGCACTGTCATCTCTTCTAAGAAAGGATCAGAATAATCAAAATagctataaaaataaaacaagtccATTGGTGCCAGTACTTGCTGCAAATCTTCTAATGAAAGGTTTTCATGATAAAAGAAATTGGCCAGAAGTATTTGTAAAG ttataTGTTGAAGATGCTCTTGGAGAGCGTGTATGGGTTGACCATGAAGAATGTAAAGGCTTTGttgataatatattaacaGGTTTTAACACGAGGCATCCACCCAAATCTGTGTTACAACCAGAATTTCCGGTATTAATGCAAAGGGATTGTCCCAGCCCATCTACAGTGGATGATGAAGATCCGGCAGCATCAACAGCATTATTGTCTGGAGATAaggaaaaaatagaatttccaGTGGGTCCGCGATACGCGCATTGCGTGGAGAATATAGAATCGATAGTATTGGAAGCTGTAAAAGAGCAACTAAACAGACGTCAGGCTGAGACTATaacgagaaattttttaaaactgcTCTCCTCGGCATGCGGTTTTGTTGAAATTAGAAACATTGCTGTTCCAAGGCTAGAAGTATGGCTACACAATCCTAAATTAATGAGACCTGCGCAAGAATTgcttatttatatttgctaCAATTGCACATCCCATACTCAAAGAGATGTCGAAGTTATAAGCCAGTTGGTTAAGATGAGATTAAAAACAAAGGCTgtgattaatttatacttgAACGGCGTTAAAGAATTGATCGGATTACATCCCGAAAATTTAGCTACCATATTGAAACATACGATTTATAATGAATTATCGAATGCGCGCAACCCGAATAATATGCCCATGTTGGGTATAATGTTTCAAACTTTACCCGAGCAAGCGGCAAAATTGCTCGCGgaaatttttcaagatttattGATGAATCGGGAAGATTATTTAAGACCATTACGCGCATTGCTCAGAGAAATTGTACGCGTATGTCGGTACGATATCAATCTCATCGTTTTTGTTCGAACGTTAATGTCTGACCGATCAGACGTATTTCAACAGTTATTGACTTTCGAATTTAAAGACCGAATGTTTATATCGATAGTGGACTTACTGTGTCTGTGTATGCTTCTAGCGATAAGTCCGCAGGTGAAGGAAGCGGGAACGCTATCGCAACGTGCAGATAAAAAAGATATGACTTTGCTACATCAATTTCAAAATCTTGTAGCCACAATACAGCACGAAACTGTGCTATGGCTACAGAATTCGGCACAGCAAGTATACGGTGTCGGACGAAATGAATTACTAAATGCAATGCATAAAATATTGCTCTTGGAATCTCCCGAgctatattataaattagatAACTGGCCACCGGAATCAGACAGAGTATTTTACATACGACTTGTATCTGACGTTCCTCTGTTGCAAAGTACGTTATGGAGATTGCTAATGATCGGTTTTTCGAAG gagAACGTCATTACGCATTCAGAAACGTTGGATTTGGCTGATCAATTGATACGACGAGCAGCGATCAATTCGACTGAGAGTTTCCCGATGCTACAAATCGACAAAAtggaaataatagaatttatttttaatcttagtATTTATCAACCACCTGGAACGATAAATATACCTGCTGG ATATGTACCACCAACATTGGCGATAGCTAATCTCTACTGGAAAGGATggataatgttattaattttagctgCTCATAATCCGTCCACTATTGGTGCATTAGGATGGAGACGATATCCTATATTGAGGACATTGATGGAAATGTGTATtacaaa CCATTTTTCGTACCCACCGCCAACTATGGCCTTACCGGAAGTTATCGAACAAGAACGTGCGAAGGAAATACAGGTTGAAGTTATCGAGAAACAAGAAATATTGGAATATGAGTCGCACTTGGCTGCAGCATCAACTAGAATTCAGCTATCCGAGCAAAATAGTTTTCTGTTGTCGCAGTTAATTACCATGGAACCAACGGGAATTGCTAGAAGACCGCCACCGGCTGTGCTCGAGCAGATACAATCGTTAAATACGTCTCACAGACTTGGTCATTTACTTTGTCGATCACGAAAGCCAGATTTTCTGTTGGATATTATTCAGAGACAACAACAAAGTGCGTCGCAAAGCATGCCTTGGTTGGCAGATTTAGTTCAAAATAGCGAAGGTTCTCTGAGTCAATTACCAGTACAATGTCTTtgcgaatatttattatcgactAGTCCGCAGACAGTCGAGAAACAACCCAGACAGCAGCAGTTATTGGCTCATCTTCAGACACTGTTAACTGATCGGAATCAAGATCAGCAGCACGCTTATGAGGTTTTAGAGTATTTCTTGAGAAGATTAAGCAGTCAGCAGAGTAGCAGCCGCGTTCAAGCAATCACTGGACTTAAGATGGTTCTGGATTCGATACCTCTCGAAGATGATAGTATGGATGTAGATGGAGAAAATGAAAA agagACCTGGCTTTTACGAAAATTGCCATCTATACCTCACTTTTTATCAGTACGTTCGTTGGTTTCTACAGCACTACGCAGTGCTTGTCAAGTTGAAAACAGTCCAGATCTTGTACATACTTACATATCGTATCTGGCTGTGCATACTGCCGATGACGATCTGCCTGATTTAACCGATTTAGCTAACGAAATTTCTCAGTTGGTCGTTGAACGTAGTACAATTATCGCGGCTATTCTGCCTCAGTCTGAAAGTGATAATCAGCAAGCGAAACAAACTCTGCACTCTTTTATGGcaattttctgtaattatctTGAGAAAGCTCGATCGCCTAGAGGGGAAGGTTACCAATGGTCTGAGAGCCAAGATCAGATTTTAGTTCAATGGAGCAACGGCGAGGAATGTACCATGCACATTTTAGTGGTGCACGCTATGATTATACTTTTGACATACGATACGTCTGAAGACGATCCGCTGTTCAATAATTTGTTGGAAACATGGTTTCCTTTAATAGATCAACCAAAAGCTTTTCTCGTGGATACCAGTGAGGAAGCGTTGCTTATACCTGATTGGCTGAAATTACGAATGATTAGAAGTAATGTGCCCCGTTTAGTCGACGCAGCTTTAAAAGATCTCGAACCGCAGCAATTGGTGCTTTTTATTCAAAGTTTTGGGATACCAGTATCGTCAATGAGCAAGTTGCTTCACACCCTCGATACCGGTGTTCAGATTGATCCAAGCTCGGTTGGCGAAGCGGTTTTAGATAAGACATATATGGCACAACTGGTTGAGGTGCAACATCGAAGAGGTGCCACAGGTGGATTAGTATTTGTTCAGGTATTGCAATTGCACGAGCCGCAATTACCGGACGAGAACACTGTATCGATTGGAAGGTTGCAGCAGCCGTTACCGGTTAGTGCTACGGTACAAAAGCAATCCGTCATACAATGTTCTGTAAAAACCGATGTGCCTCATTTAATAAACCGTCTCTTTATCGAGAATATTCCGATGAATCAGAAAATGGATGCATATAGGCGTTTGCACAAAACTTTGGCAAAAGATCTGCAGAAATCATGTGCGAAAGAAAGCGGCGCAGTAGTGCTGGCGATAAAACATATGTGCAGTGTTCTCAGTTCTATGCAAGTCAAACAGTTTTTGGCTTCGCTTGTGCACATGCCACAATTTTCTTGCACATTGATGCGCGTAATGTTAGTACCGCTTAAGAGACCATCAACGTCGAAACATGTAATCGAATTAGCACGCAATATGTGTCTGGATCTGATATCTTTAATCGGCGATGTAAAAGCACCAGTTCTGTCGATTTTACGAGATTTCGCTAACGTACAGATGACAAAAACATTACAACGCGCGGAGTTAATGTTAATGCAGAATCGTGATGAGAGTCCTGGTTCAATATTGGAGAGCACAGATCCTGTAAATTTGGAAGCCGTGGGCCGAAAACTGTTGGATCTTTGTCTGAAGCAGCAGAAAAACGACGATTTAGTTGAAGCTATGGCGAGATTATTGGTCAGCGATAGTAACGAAGGCGCGTTAAAACCTCGCACAGGTTTACTGATCGATTGGTTAGCTTCTGTTGAGCCCGAGTTAATCGGTACGTGCCCGAATCTTCAAATGAAACTGCTATTTGGTAAGGCGAAAGTACACATTAACATTGACAAGAACGTCGTGAGCTCGCATTCTTGTAGACCTTACTTGTTAACACTCTTGACGCACAGAGCAAGTTGGACCACTCTGTATAAATGCGTCGGTCACTTGTTAGACAAATGTGATGATGG aTACGATCCTACTGCTGTTCTGGATTTTTTGTGGGCCTTGACATGCAATCCTAAGCTGTGGCAGGGCCGAGACAAGTTTACACCAAAGCATTATGTTCCTGAAAATATTCTACTATTAGACGAGCGACAATTGCTTAATTTAGTCGCATATTTGGTGTCTGAAGCTGTTATTATTTGTGAAATGCAGAATAGAAATGCTGCTTTAGCGAGAATGGATATTAGACTCGATCTATTGTTACACTGTATATCCACTGAAGACAGTCTGATTTCTAATGTGGTTAATTATTTAGCAGAACGTATGATGGATAATATTAA cacAGACTCAGCGGATATGGCTCATCAGTTTCTGTTACACATGTATATGAAAATTCCAAAAGTCATTTGTTATCTTGATACTTTCCAAGCGAGAAAGTTTGTTAATGGTTCGAAGATAACCGATTGGACAGGCTCAGTGCTCGACTGCATGAGCCATTCTTTATTGACGGCTTTAGCGGCGACTCCGAGACAAAAATCGTGGACTTCCAAGTCTCAGGAATTCGAACTTTGTGCGAGAAAAATGGCCGCAGTACATCCTATATTGGTGTTACGACAATTACCAATGTTAGCATCCTCTTTAATGGGAAGATATTACCTTGATTATGGTCAGTTTAGATCTGGCCATCATTTGAATCTGTTTACGCAAGTTATGGGACTGTTAGAACTATTACAACCTCATTTATTTAACAAGCAACATGAAACTGCACTGGAAAAAACTTTAGAAAATTACTTCCAATGTTTTCAG aATTATGCGCCTGCAAAAGATCTCATTCCCTTGTTGAATAgatttatatcattattacAATCGTACATATCATATGATCCACAACGAGCATTAAAATATCTTCAAAAATACGTGCATATTTTTCa TGAGTTACAGAGAAGTTACTTTAATGTACCCGCTTTGAGGACACTTATATCAGGGATACCGATACCGAGAGAAGATGTAGATGACATTTTGATCACAATAACTCCTACTCTACATCCCTTAGAACCCCCAACTCCGCAACATTGGCAATCGTTATTAGCTACACTTACTAAGCTACATGGTGAAG atgtATTAAGTGCGCTTCAAGAGATCGATCATCTAACGTTGCGAAAACCATCAGCTTTAGAATCTATAACGGACAATATAGCCGAGTTACTTGTATCACCTCAGGGCAATATCAGAACGCTTGCTCACAATTTACTCGCTAGAGCACTCAAGTACCGTCCCGCGTCAAATGCGAATATACTGTCTGCTTTTCAAAGATGCTTAGACAGTCACAGAGCAGATGTTCTTATGTCagctttagaaaaattacCGGATATCGTGTTGTGTATGCAAg aACATGCTTTACCATTAATACAAAGAGTGTTCGAATTAGGAGTAAATTCGAACGTCAACACAATACCTTACATCACTAAGACTATTGCTTTGTTAAATACACAGCAAGGTTGTTAA